The genomic stretch AACAGGATTAGATACCCTGGTAGTCCACGCCGTAAACGATGAGTGCTAGGTGTAGAGGGTATCGACCCCTTCTGTGCCGCAGTTAACACAATAAGCACTCCGCCTGGGGAGTACGGCCGCAAGGTTGAAACTCAAAGGAATTGACGGGGGCCCGCACAAGCGGTGGATTATGTGGTTTAATTCGACGCAACGCGAAGAACCTTACCAAGGCTTGACATCCTACGAATCCTGAGGAAACTTAGGAGTGCCCTTCGGGGAGCGTAGAGACAGGTGGTGCATGGTTGTCGTCAGCTCGTGTCGTGAGATGTTGGGTTAAGTCCCGCAACGAGCGCAACCCCTATGTTTAGTTGCTAACGAGTAAGGTCGAGCACTCTAGACAGACTGCCGGTGACAAACCGGAGGAAGGTGGGGATGACGTCAAATCATCATGCCCCTTATGTCTTGGGCTACACACGTAATACAATGGCCGGTACAGACGGAAGCGAAGCCGTGAGGTGAAGCGAATCCGAGAAAGCCGGTCTCAGTTCGGATTGTTCTCTGCAACTCGAGAACATGAAGTCGGAATCGCTAGTAATCGCAGGTCAGCATACTGCGGTGAATACGTTCCCGGGCCTTGTACACACCGCCCGTCACACCACGAAAGTCTGCAACACCCGAAGCCGGTGAGGTAACCCGAAAGGGAGCTAGCCGTCGAAGGTGGGGCCGATGATTGGGGTGAAGTCGTAACAAGGTAGCCGTATCGGAAGGTGCGGCTGGATCACCTCCTTTCTAAGGAGACATGCTTGACTTTTAGTTGAGCATATCCTAAGGTCGAGCTCTGGACGACGTCACGCAAGTGAAACGAGATCAGAGTGGTGGAAGTCTTAGAGACTTTCAAAAATGCCGAAGAGGCGAAAAGCAGGGCAACCTGCAAAACGAGAAATGAAACTGTTTTAAGCGAAAGCTACTTGTTGTTTAGTTTTGAGGGACCAGCAATGGAAACTCACTATTTTTTGACCAAATCTAAGTTATAAGGGTTTGCTTTGTAAGAAGTGAATTTTTGTAACTAAAGTGATGGACAAAAGATTGTTGTTCTTTGAAAACTGCACAGAGAAGAAATAACTGTAAATTAGGATTACATCTGAAAAACCTAGAAGTGGCGGCGTAAAAATGTTTGGTCAAGCTACTAAGGGCGTACGGTGGATGCCTAGGCGCTAAGAGTCGAAGAAGGACGCGGCGAGCGGCGAAACGCCACGGGGAGCAGTAAGCATGCATTGATCCGTGGATATCCGAATGGGGCAACCCATCCAGAGTCATATCTGGATATCTTAAGCTGAATACATAGGTTTAAGAAGACAACCCGGGGAACTGAAACATCTAAGTACCCGGAGGAAGAGAAAGAATAATCGATTCCCTGAGTAGCGGCGAGCGAAACGGGAAGAGCCCAAACCGAACCCTTCGGGGGTCGGGGTTGTAGGACCCTCTTTTAGGGATGAATTTCTAGCTGAAGTGATCTGGAAAGGTCGAGCAAAGAAGGTAACACTCCTGTAAGCGAAAGAAAGACATTCTGTGAGGGTATCCTGAGTACCGCGGGACACGTGAAACCCCGTGGGAAACTGGGAGGACCACCTCCCAAGGCTAAATACTCCTTAGCGACCGATAGCGAACCAGTACCGTGAGGGAAAGGTGAAAAGCACCCCGGGAGGGGAGTGAAAGAGAACCTGAAACCGTACGCTTACAAGCAGTCAAAGCACCCTTGAGGTGTGATGGCGTGCCTTTTGTAGAATGAACCGGCGAGTTACGGTATGTAGCGAGGTTAAGACGAGAAGTCGGAGCCGAAGCGAAAGCGAGTCTGAATAGGGCGATTAGTTACATGCTGTAGACCCGAAACCGTGTGATCTACCCATGGACAGGGTGAAGGTGAGGTAAAACTCACTGGAGGCCCGAACTCACTGTCGTTGAAAAGGCAGGGGATGAGCTGTGGGTAGCGGAGAAATTCCAATCGAACACGGAGATAGCTGGTTCTCCCCGAAATAGCTTTAGGGCTAGCCTCAATTGATGATTCTTGGCGGTAAAGCACTGAATAGGCTAGGGGCCTTACCGGGTTACCGAACCTTATCAAACTCAGAATGCCAAGAATTTAGATTGGGAGTCAGACTGTGGGGGATAAGCTTCATAGTCAAAAGGGAAACAGCCCAGACCATCAGCTAAGGTCCCAAAGTATACGCTAAGTGGAAAAGGATGTGGAATTGCATAGACAACCAGGATGTTGGCTCAGAAGCAGCCACCATTTAAAGAGTGCGTAATAGCTCACTGGTCGAGTGGTTCTGCGCCGAAAATGTAACGGGGCTCAAGCGTATCACCGAAGCTATGGCTTGCCATCTATGATGGCAGGGGTAGGGGAGCGTTCCATCAGCAGAGAAGCTCAACTGTAAGGTTGTGTGGAGTGGATGGAAGTGAGAATGCCGGTATGAGTATGCGAAAAGGTGAGTGAGAATCTCACCCGCCGAAAACCTAAGGATTCCTGGGGAAGGCTCGTCCGCCCAGGGTAAGTCGGGACCTAAGCTGAGGCCGAAAGGCGTAGGCGATGGACAACTGGTTGAGATTCCAGTACCACTCTTAAGCGTTTGAGCAATGGGGTGACACAGAAGGATAGGTTAAGCGTGCCGTTGGTTGAGCACGCCCAAGCCCGTAGGGTGTGAGGCAGGTAAATCCGCCTCGCGAGAAGCCTAAAAGGTGATGGGGAGCGAAAACAAGTAGCGAAGTAACCGACTCCAAGCTGTCAAGAAAAGCCTCTAGTGAGCAAGAGAGTGCCCGTACCGTAAACCGACACAGGTAGGTAAGGAGAGAATCCTAAGGCGCGCGAGAAAACCCTCGTTAAGGAACTCGGCAAAATGACCCCGTAACTTCGGGAGAAGGGGTGCTCTAGCAATAGAGCCGCAGAGAAGAGGTCCAGGCGACTGTTTATCAAAAACACAGGTTCCTGCCAATCTGAAAAGAGAAGTATAGGAGCTGACGCCTGCCCGGTGCTGGAAGGTTAAGAGGAGAGGTTAGCCGCAAGGCGAAGCTTTGAATTGAAGCCCCAGTAAACGGCGGCCGTAACTATAACGGTCCTAAGGTAGCGAAATTCCTTGTCAGGTAAGTTCTGACCCGCACGAAAGGCGTAACGATCTGGACACTGTCTCAACGAGGGACTCGGCGAAATTGTAATACCCGTGAAGATGCGGGTTACCTGCGACAGGACAGAAAGACCCCATGGAGCTTTACTGTAGCTTGACATTGGACTTTGGTATGAAATGTACAGGATAGGTGGGAGACTAAGAAGCTAGGGCGCCAGCCTTGGTGGAGTCAATGGTGGGATACCACTCTTTTTGTACTGAAGTTCTAACTTAGACCCCTGAATCGGGGTTGAGGACCGTGTCAGGTGGGCAGTTTGACTGGGGCGGTCGCCTCCTAAAGAGTAACGGAGGCGCCCAAAGGTTCCCTCAGCGCGGATGGAAATCGCGCGAAGAGTGTAAAGGCAGAAGGGAGCTTGACTGCGAGACCAACAAGTCGAGCAGGGACGAAAGTCGGGCTTAGTGATCCGGTGGTACCGAGTGGAAGGGCCATCGCTCAACGGATAAAAGCTACCCTGGGGATAACAGGCTTATCTCCCCCAAGAGTCCATATCGACGGGGAGGTTTGGCACCTCGATGTCGGCTCATCGCATCCTGGGGCTGTAGTAGGTCCCAAGGGTTGGGCTGTTCGCCCATTAAAGCGGTACGTGAGCTGGGTTCAGAACGTCGTGAGACAGTTCGGTCCCTATCCGTCGCAGGCGCAGGAAATTTGAGAGGAACTGACCCTAGTACGAGAGGACCGGGTTGGACGGATCACTGGTGTACCAGTTGTCTCGCCAGAGGCACAGCTGGGTAGCTATATCCGGATCGGATAAGCGCTGAAAGCATCTAAGCGCGAAACCGGCCTCAAGATGAGATTTCCCACAGCATAAGCTGGTAAGACCCCTGAAAGATGATCAGGTAGATAGGCCCGAAGTGGAAGTGCCGCGAGGTATGGAGCTGACGGGTACTAATAGGTCGAGGGCTTGACCTAACAAGACGCCATGAAAGGTGACTCACTGAAGGGCTCAAATCTGCAGTGAGGACGATGGAATCTAAAGTTTACAGTTATATAAGATCTGTGTAGTTTTGAGGGAACAGGGTCCCGAGAGGGACGCTATAACTTCAACGATCTGGTGATTATTCCGGAGGGGTTCCACCCGTTTCCATCTCGAACACGGAAGTTAAGACCTCCAGGGCTGATGATACTTGGACCGCAGGGTCCTGGGAAAGTAAGTCGTTGCCAGATAACGCGAAAAAGACCGTCTTTATGATGGTCTTTTTGCTTTTCACTACGTGAAAACGAAGATGACGTGTGCATGATGCTTTGGGGTCGGTTCCACCCGTTCGGCCTGCGCCACGTAGCCGGTTTATGTGGCCGTGTGGCTTGGCCAAAACAGTCCACTGGACTGTTTTGTATCTCGAACACGGAAGTTAAGTATCCACACTGCAAGAGCGTGCGTCATGGGACGCAGTGTGGCGAAAGGCTCATCCGCCTTTCGTTCCAGGGCTGATACGAAATCATCCAGTGAATGGTTTTGCGGCGTGCGGGCTGTGGGAAAATGATACTGAACCCGCCGCCTACCTGGGAAAGTAATATCCACACTGCAGGAGTATGCGTCACGGGACGCAGTGTGGCGAAATGAATCCTCAGCGGATTAGTTTATCTTTGTAGTTTCCGCTTCGGCAAAATAGTCCACCGGACTATTTCGTATCCACATTTCGTGTTGTCAGGTAATGCAGGAGACCATCGTTTATAGATGTCTTTTAGCTTATACTAAAAAGATAAATTCTAAAATTAACGCATAGGGGAAAGATAATAAATATAGTTGTAAATTCGGGGATTTTAAGAATAAAGGTGGAGCAGAATGAGAAATTTTAAAATGACAATATCTTATGATGGTTCTAGGTACAAAGGGTGGCAGAAACAAAAGGAAACAGATTTAACGATTCAGGGAAAACTTGAGGCAGTCTTATCTAAAATGACGGGTGAAGAAATTCTAGTCGTTGGCTGTGGTAGGACGGACTCAGGAGTCCATGCTGAAAATTATATCGCAAACTTCCATACAAAGAGCACCTGGAAGAATGAGGCGATACTCTATTATTTATATGAATTTTTGCCTGAAGATATCGTCGTAAAATCGATCGAGCTCGTAGATGAAAGATTTCATGCAAGATATAACGTCAAATCGAAGACTTATGTCTATAAGATTAATACGAATCGATTCAGAAATGTGTTTGAACGAAAATATTCATATCATATCCCAGAGCCACTTGATTTGATCGAAATGCGAAAGGCAGCACAGGTTTTAGTTGGGACGCATGACTTCCAAAGCTTTAATATGAAACCAGGTAAGAAGTCAACGGTCCGAACAATTCATTCAATCAATATTGCCGAAAATGGCGATCATCTTGAGATAGAAGTAAATGGTGATGGCCTGCTATGGAACATGGTCAGGATTATTGTGGGAAGCCTGATCGAAGCAGGTAGAGGAAAGCTTAATCCCTCAGAGATCGAAAAAGTATTGCAGGAAAAGAAACGTTGGGAAGCTGGCCCTATAGCTCAAGCAAAGGGTTTATTTCTTAGAGAGGTGCAATATTAGGCGAAGGTGAACAATCGTGATTATGCCTAGTACTTCGAATCCACATTTCGTGTTGCCAGGTATGCAAACAAGAAGGCCGTCTATTCTAGACGGTCTTTTTTTGCTCTTCGCTAGGTACAAAAATAATTTAATCTCTCTTAAAACTTTTTTGTACTACTTCCTAAACAATTGTAGTAAGTATATATCAAGAATTTCATACGATATTGACAAAGCGCTAAAGAGATGGAGGTGGTATTCTACCCAATCCTGCATCACATTTTATTACCAAATTTACTAAATGAATTAGACAAGGGGATTATTATGAATTCACAGGAAGCCATTCTGGAAAACTTAAAAGGCATCGCGGGGATGATTAAGGGCGGTTTTGGTAGTCGCTGTGAAGTTGTAGTCCATGATCTAAGGGATCTCGAACAGTCTTTAGTTTATATCGTTGGGGATGTGACCGGTAGATCTATTGGCGCACCTATTACAGATCTTGTGGTTAAAATCCTGCAAAAAGAGGGCGATGCAGCGAAAGATCTTATCAATTATAAGACGGTTGCTAAAGATGGGCGGATTCTTAAATCCTCCACAGCCTTTATCCGCGATGATCAAGGGAAAATATTTGCTACTCTTTGTGTGAACTATGATGTTACAGATTTCCTTAACTTCGATATACTCTTACAGGATTTCATTAGACCGGATCAAGTTCAAAACGAAGACAAGCAAGAAACGTTTGCCACGACAGTGCAGGAGACGATTGAATCTTTGGTTTACCAGGCGATTATCAAGCTGGGGAAACAAGCTGCGACCATGTCCATGGATGACAAAGTCCAGTTTGTAGGTATCCTCGAAGAAAGAGGCGCCTTTATGATCAAGGGATCTGTCGATTATATTGCAAATGTTCTTGGGGTATCCAAATTCACCGTGTATAACTACCTGAACAAATACCGCTCCCTTCAAGGATTGCTTTAAGGACCTTCTATTATTGATAATATTCATCATGATTAAAAGAATCCAAAAAGAAGAATGATCAACTACTTTATATTTGTGAAAAGGGGAGCATAGGAGAAAGGAGTGAGAAGTCATGAAGAAAGTTCTTCAAACAAACGCTGCACCGGCAGCCATTGGACCTTATTCCCAAGGGATAGAGGCAGATCATTATGTGTTTGTTTCGGGGCAATTGCCTCTGAATCCCGCTACGGGGGTTATGCCTGAAGGAATTGAGGCTCAGACTGCTCAATCCCTTGAGAATGTTCAGGCCGTTCTTCAAGCGGCAGGGGCTGACTTGAAGAACGTAATCAAAACCAACGTATTCCTTACGGATATAAATGACTTTGCCATTGTCAATAGCGTATATGCTACGTTTTTTAAGGAGAACCCACCTGCGCGCTCAGCAGTTCAAGTTGTCGCTTTGCCAAAAGGAGCGAATATCGAAATCGAAGTTATTGCTATTCAAGAATAAATAACGTGGTACAAAACTGAGAGGAGAGAATTGTTATGAATCTAGCCCAATTTCCACGGAGAAGGTACACAGAAGGGAAAACACCCTTACAATTTCTGCCCAACTTCACAGAAGCCTTAGGCGGACCAAACACTTACATTAAACGAGACGATTTATTAGGGCTTACATCCGGTGGTAATAAGACCAGAAAACTTGAATTTCTAATGGCTGATGCTTTGGACCAAGGAGCAGATACGATTATCACCTGTGGTGCCGTTCAATCCAACCACTGCCGTCTGACTTTGGCCGCAGCAGTCAAGGAAGGATTAAAGTGCAGACTTGTTCTCGAAGAAAGAGTAAAAGACAGTTATCATGCAGAGGCAAGCGGTAATAACTTCCTTTTCCAACTCCTCGGGGTAGAAAAGATAAGTGTTGTTGCTGGTAGTTCCAATATGATGGAAGCCATGCAGCGGGTTGCAGAGGATGTCGCCACCGAAGGGAGAAAAGCCTATATCGTGCCCGGCGGCGGGTCAAACCCGATTGGCACAACCGGCTATGTCGCCTGTGCTCAAGAAATTATGGAACAAACCTTTGATTTAGGACTCAGTATTGATCATATTGTCTCTGCAAGCGGAAGTGCAGGAACACATAGCGGGCTTCTTGTTGGCCTCTTAGGAAACAACATGAACATCCCTCTTACGGGAATTAGTGTTAATCGTAAAGCGGAGGCTCAAGAACAATTGGTCTTTAATTTAGCTAATCAAACTGCGGAAAGAGTGGGCTTTAAGGGCGGTGTTCCACGGGAGGCCGTCAAAGTTTTTGATGAATATGTTGGACCCGGTTACTCTC from Desulfitobacterium dichloroeliminans LMG P-21439 encodes the following:
- a CDS encoding helix-turn-helix transcriptional regulator, producing the protein MNSQEAILENLKGIAGMIKGGFGSRCEVVVHDLRDLEQSLVYIVGDVTGRSIGAPITDLVVKILQKEGDAAKDLINYKTVAKDGRILKSSTAFIRDDQGKIFATLCVNYDVTDFLNFDILLQDFIRPDQVQNEDKQETFATTVQETIESLVYQAIIKLGKQAATMSMDDKVQFVGILEERGAFMIKGSVDYIANVLGVSKFTVYNYLNKYRSLQGLL
- a CDS encoding D-cysteine desulfhydrase, which gives rise to MNLAQFPRRRYTEGKTPLQFLPNFTEALGGPNTYIKRDDLLGLTSGGNKTRKLEFLMADALDQGADTIITCGAVQSNHCRLTLAAAVKEGLKCRLVLEERVKDSYHAEASGNNFLFQLLGVEKISVVAGSSNMMEAMQRVAEDVATEGRKAYIVPGGGSNPIGTTGYVACAQEIMEQTFDLGLSIDHIVSASGSAGTHSGLLVGLLGNNMNIPLTGISVNRKAEAQEQLVFNLANQTAERVGFKGGVPREAVKVFDEYVGPGYSLPTETMVEAVQLLARTEGILLDPVYTGKAMAGLIGLIRKGQFKKGENVLFIHTGGSPALYAYMPTILSK
- the truA gene encoding tRNA pseudouridine(38-40) synthase TruA; the encoded protein is MRNFKMTISYDGSRYKGWQKQKETDLTIQGKLEAVLSKMTGEEILVVGCGRTDSGVHAENYIANFHTKSTWKNEAILYYLYEFLPEDIVVKSIELVDERFHARYNVKSKTYVYKINTNRFRNVFERKYSYHIPEPLDLIEMRKAAQVLVGTHDFQSFNMKPGKKSTVRTIHSINIAENGDHLEIEVNGDGLLWNMVRIIVGSLIEAGRGKLNPSEIEKVLQEKKRWEAGPIAQAKGLFLREVQY
- a CDS encoding RidA family protein, with translation MKKVLQTNAAPAAIGPYSQGIEADHYVFVSGQLPLNPATGVMPEGIEAQTAQSLENVQAVLQAAGADLKNVIKTNVFLTDINDFAIVNSVYATFFKENPPARSAVQVVALPKGANIEIEVIAIQE